A stretch of DNA from Perognathus longimembris pacificus isolate PPM17 chromosome 14, ASM2315922v1, whole genome shotgun sequence:
TAATAGAGGAAAGGAGGTTACCACCATGCTTCAGATTAATCATTAAAACTGTAGTCGTTAATATGTGCCTCATAAAATCGTGGACAGGATTAACAGATGATATTTAAAACTTAAACTCATGGGTGGTTGTAAGAAAATTCAGTCTCGAGAAGCCACCACTTAAGAGGCCAAATTATGAGtctgtatgggggggggggcaagtggATGTGTCTTAATAGCCTTTGAGGGCACATGCTTCTCAGTGACTTAGTTTCCTTCTAGTCCAGTAGGTTAACTCCTAAAGGTTCTACTGCCTCCTAAAGGCAGGTACCATATACTGCTGACATGGGTCTTCGAGGAAGATTCAAAATTCAAACCGTAACATTTTGAAAAGTGTTCTGGAGAACTGTTATTTCTTGGATTAGCACTATTGTTCTGATTCTCTAGTATTAtattctgtgagacccttattttgCCACCTGGTTTTTGACCATCCAATAAAGCTCTCTAGAAATTTACTCTATTAATTGAATTCCTTTacgcttatttattatttatggaaTATTGAATCCCTTCTGTGTGTTCCACTGTAAATACTGTTGTACCTATATAGCTTATAGAGTAATGGTGGGACTGAGACTATAGACAACAAATATAAGCAGCTGAACTAATGAAGTTTAGATGATATAGGAGACAGACGTAAGCAGGTAATAGAAAATTAAACCAGCACAACTAATCACTGTAGgtcagaagagaaacagataattttttttttatgtttaaggTAAGTCTTTGAGACTTCATAATGCTAGTTCAATGTTTTATATTGCAagagcccccccaaaaaatactCAGTGAATCTCTCTGGCTAAATTCTGGATAGATAATTAGGATTATTGggtgggtacctgtggctcacatctataaccctatctactctagaggttgagatctcagaatcaaggtttgaaggtagccagggcagacaaattcaactcttacttccagttaagcAAGAAACTGGAAGATGTGACTGAAGCactagagtaccatccttgagcaagaaagctaagcaggaATGAGAGGCCCTGATGTCAAACTCTAGTAGTGTCACACACAtactcaagaaagaaaaaataaaaaggaacacaGCCATTTACACAAAGTTAGGAATCCACAGGGTAGGATTTAGAGAATTCAATTTACTATACTGGAGAGTAACTATGGACCAGCAGTGGGAAATGGCATAGTAGGCTTAACCTACTATAaacttttattatattattatttatttatttatttttgccagtcctgggccttggactcagggcctgagcactgtccctggcttctttttgctcaaggctagcactctgccacttgagccacagcgccacttctgtccttttctatatatgtggtgctggggaatcgaacccagggcttcatgtatatgaggcaagcactcttgccactaggccatattcccagcccccctactgTAAACTTTTAAATTATGAAAGACCAAAGACTAAATTAGGATTTTATTTGGAATTTTATTATGCTATTGACAACCTGGATTTGTCTTTTGTATGATCTGCTCACAGGGGTTATAATTCACACACCCAGCACAATATGCACTAAGATGGAAACACTCAATATTTGCTTAATATGAAGACTGCAACCAGTTGAGCAATTTATTCTATTCCTAGCCCATCAACAAGTCTGTTACTTTACAGCAATATAATTAATCTGATAGCTGCTTGCTCAGTCTTCAGGCCAAGGAAATGCAAAGTAGTTCCTATCTACAAGAAATCGAGGACAGCTGGGTGTTGTTAgttcacgccagtaatcctagctaaccaggaggctgagacatgaggcgtgcagtttgaaaccagcttgggtaacaaagcctgtgagacttttatgtccaatttagcaccaaaaaaaagttagaagtggagccaagtggtagagcactggcttggagcacaaaagctgaaggacagcacccagtcccagagttcaagcttcaggactgtcaaaaagaaaacaaaacaaaacaaaaaaaaactggggcCTGTAGAACCTTTTTGGGTTTTATCTATAATCTGGGATACCATTTCATGTATCTTCTTCCCTTTGAACAGATGAGCTAAGAGAACACTTTGCACAGTTTGGTCATATCCGGAAGTGCAGTGTACCTTTTGTGagtatatctttaaaaattaactaatggggggctgggaatatggcctagtggcaagagtgcttgcctcgcatacatgaagccctaggttcgattcctcagcaccacatatatagaaaacggccagaagtggcgctgtggctcaagtggcagagtgctagcattgagcaaaaaaagccagggacagtgctcaggccctgagtccaagccccaggactagcaaaaataaaataaaattaactattgggggctgggagctctgtgatagagtacttgtctaACATATATAGGGCACTGGTTTCAATCCTGTGCtgcaaatagagaaaaaaatacattgtcatcctcaaattcataatttttaaaatgaaaccatAAAAATATAGTAACACCTATTGGAATGGTTTGCTTAACGGCTAAACACACACATTAGCTGGGTCCTCTGCTTAATATCTCACATAGCTGTAGTACAGCTTTTGTCTGTGGCAGTTTGCTTCATAAGAGGCTCAAATAGGGAAAGAATTTCTTTCAACTGTAGCACTGAGGTCCCTGCTTTTTTATCTTTTAGCTGTGGGTTTTCAACTGGGGGCTGCTTTCTGCTTCTCAGGACCCTCTGCAGTTCTTTGTGACCTGTCTTCTCTGTGGTCTCCTATACACCATGACAGCTTGCTTCAGGCTTAATTTTTCTAGTTCCAAAGAATTAGGACGTAAGAAATAAGCAGAATACTTTAGCAACCATTTCCATTGACTATGACTCCATCTAGAATGACAGGAAATTCATTATTCATCACTGGCAGTGGAAAAACAGGACTAACACTAAGAGGATAAATATATACAAGGTTAGTGACAATTATCAATGTctgtagtttgattttttttttttttttttggccagtcctgggccttggactcagggcctgagcactgtccctggcttcttcccgctcaaggctagcactctgccacttgagccacagcgccgcttctggccgttttctgtatatgtggtgctggggaatcgaacctagggcctcgtgtatccgaggcaggcactcttgccactaggctatatccccagccctgtagtttgatttttttaacaaatgaaaatgttGGCAGTTTGATTTGGAGCTCATGAAAATTTCAAGTTCATGATTAaccttttcctttatatttttgaatTGTTTAGGACAAAGAGACTGGCTTTCACAGAGGTATAGGTtggattcatttttcttcagaagAAGAACTTCAGAATGCAATACAACAGGAAAATCATACTATTGATGGAGTAAAGGTAAAGCTGTTTCCCTATCTTATAAATTCTCCACTCACCAATAGGTCAGGAATGTAGAATAACAAGGGACTTGGGGAAATGTATGCCTGACAAGCTTCTTTAATGCTTGTTAAGGAGTGGTGGGGTTCTAGGTCTGGGAAGTACAGAAGACCTTTTGTTGCTGGGCTACGAGCCCAGAGCCTTGTGTATGTTAAGATACACTCAACAGCTGGAAGACCCTTAACTGATTAGCAAGGCATATATATGTACTGCAAAACTGTGCAAACAGTAatccaggccaacctgggttcAAGTCTTGATTTTCTCAATTTACTATGTGATCTTGGCAACATAGGTTTATAAATTTTTAACTAAAGTTCAGAAGAAGAGACACATACTAAGCATTTTAGTTACTAGTACCGAGTCCCTAATAAAAGGACACTCTTGCTGGGCACTgaaggctcatacctataatcctatctactcaggaggctgagaactgaggattagaGTTTGAAGCAGGACTGGGTAGTAAGGCCCaagagcctcttacctccaatcaacaaCCAAAAttacagaagtggaattgtggctcactaggcagaggcactgagtttaagccccaggatgagcataaaaggggaagggggattCTTATAGTAGTAATATCcagtatcgtgtgtgtgtgtgtgtgtgtgtgtatgtatgtatgtgtgtataatcaACACTGCCTTTTCTTTAAgtgtttatttaatatttttccccTAGCTCCAGGTTCAACCTCAAAGaccaaaaaattttcaagggGATCAAACATCAGATGAAGAAATTTGAGTAATTATTACTCATTAAATAAAGCAAACATTAACAATTTTGTCTAAGTGTTTTTATTGGAAACAAATAGTTGCACTAAACAAGACCTTATTTCCCCACTCCAAAGTAAAACAGCACAGTAGAGGGAAAATTCACTTGCTAGCACATTTCTAAAATGTGAACATCCTCATTGTGACTGGGGCAACGTCGTTGATAAACAGTAATTCTTACACAAAATAGTACCCCCAGATTACTAATGTCACACAAAAGGAAGTGGTCTTGActtggggggatgggtgggaatgtTCCCTAAGTGCCAAAAGGTGGGAGAAGCACAAACGGCCCACTCTTTAAAAAAGGGAAGTGAAGTAATTCAAAGTAGCATTTTCAaccctcctccccatctctcATAATAAAAAGCACTGGGATCTGGCACCCAGAGTTGGTTTTTATCCTGACCATTTATAAAGTGTACCCCCATGACTCGCATCATTAGG
This window harbors:
- the LOC125362937 gene encoding SRA stem-loop-interacting RNA-binding protein, mitochondrial, with translation MAASAVKGALALRSAPVRPVAFVRKIPWTAAANELREHFAQFGHIRKCSVPFDKETGFHRGIGWIHFSSEEELQNAIQQENHTIDGVKLQVQPQRPKNFQGDQTSDEEI